A window of Exiguobacterium sibiricum 7-3 genomic DNA:
TTTGGATTCAGAGATTATTTATAAAAGATCGTTAAAGAACCAACTTCTTCTAAATTCAACCGATGATATAGATGATGCATTTATCCAAGGTCTAAATAACCTTTCAAAGATAATGAGTATTCCTATTTACCAAGATGCGCGAGAACCAAGAAAAAGAAGAAAAATAAGAATACCGTTCTTGAAAAACTGATTGACCTCATTGTCAAGTGAAGGAATTTACTTTATTTAGTTTAATTGTTATCATATATATAGGAAGAAAAGCGGATAAAAGCATTTAATCACCTATATCATAGGGAGGAATATTTTATGAAAAAGAGTTTATCAGCAGTGATCGCAGCTACAGTATTTTTATCTGGAGTACCTAGTGTAAGCATTCTCGAGAATGCTCCTGGCCAAGTACGAAAAGTAGAAGCAGCTACTTTCAAACAGTTTAAAGGTACGTCTACTGCAGATTTAAATGTACGGAGTGGCCCAAGCACGAAATATAAGAAATTAGGTCTTCTTAAAAAAAATACTGCAGTTACGGTAACTGGAAGTAAAGATGACTGGTATAAGATCTCGTATAAGGGAAAAACTGCATACGTTTCAGCTAAGTACATCAGAAAGAATGAATCAGTCAGTATGTTTAAGCAATTTTCAGTTACTACTACTGAGGCTTTGAATGTACGCCAATCAAGATCTGTGTCATCTAAAAAGTTGGGGCAACTTGCTAAAGGAATTAAAGTGACAGTAATCGGGTCAAAATCAGGCTGGTACACAATCAAGTACAAAGGTAAAACTGGTTACATTTCTTCAAAATATACAAAAAAGACTTCAACAACTCTTAAAGTTCAGTATTACGCTTCTGTAATTTCGACTAAAGCATATGTACGAACTGGTGCATCAACTAAATACAAGGCGGTAGGTACACTGAAAAAAGGAACGAAGGTAGGAGTCTATGGTACTAGCAATGGCTTCTCAAAAATTCTGTTCCAAAAATCGTATCACTTTATCAAATCGTCAGATATTAAAAAGGCTGTCATTTCTTCAAAACCTACAGTTCCTTCGAAACCTACAACTCCTCCAAAAGATACATCTGATAAACCAAGCAATGTATCGGGATATGAGCTGCAAACTGGTAGCTATGCTTTAGCATTGAAATTTGATGAAGTCAATAAAGTAAAAATCTCAAACTCATTTTCTTACGAAACAAAAGTGAAAGAAACAAAGGCAATCGCTGATGCTCTAGGTGCTAAGTCAAACGGATCTGTGATCAATTTGGTAAACACTGTAGATGGGTTTGAATCTTTAGATGATGTTAAGGTTGCCTACGATTTTGCCTACGGCTCGCAAAAATTCAAAATGTATTACTCAAGTGGACGTGATTTACGAATTAAAGAAAGTAAGTACATCATGAAAATCATGTTAAAACCATATCTACCTAATGGCTATGAATCAGTAGTAAATAAATACTTTGACGGTCAATACTACGGTGGAGATGGTTATGGTCCTTATGAAGTTGATGGCTATAAGGTCACTTTCAACGCTGGAAGTATTCGTTTTGAGAAATAAGCATATCGGGGGATTCTGAATGAAGCTGAAGAAAGTACCGCTTATTTTATTGACTATGTTTTTGCTGACAAGTACCTCTGTTGCAGAAGCTAACACAGTCAGTGTAGGTGATAATGAACAAAATGCAGTCAACATTCAAGATGTTGAATTTATTGAGAGTAACGGCATAAAATCTTTTCTTGATTCGACAGTAAGTAGGACTAAAGGAAGAGTTCCTATTCATTCATGGAAAGACCTAGAAGGAAAAATGATCACATCTGATAGTGGGAAAGTAGTTAAACTCATCGATTCAGATCATAACGGAGAAGTAATCGTTACTGAAAGTAAACAACCTACAGTATTTGCTACTTATCGAACAATTGGAGCAGCTGTTCAAAATACGAATTCCGGTTATTCAGCCTTAGCGATTCAGGCATGTGGTGATACAGACTGGCTATCATACGTAAAAAGTATTGGTGTACCTACAGTCTCAAACAGAATAGGTGGGAAGACATATAGCTTAAATCCGAGTCTTTCACGAAAGTATAGACTATTGATTTATGGAACTCCTAAAGATGTCAATGACAGTAGCTATGGAAATGATTACTCAGGTGGACAGTGGCGATACCTTGGTTATTCTCGCTATGGCGGACTGATGATTAATGAAGACTATCCTGAATATATCGGTATCAGTAAATTTGATGCCGATCTATTCTTAAA
This region includes:
- a CDS encoding SH3 domain-containing protein — translated: MKKSLSAVIAATVFLSGVPSVSILENAPGQVRKVEAATFKQFKGTSTADLNVRSGPSTKYKKLGLLKKNTAVTVTGSKDDWYKISYKGKTAYVSAKYIRKNESVSMFKQFSVTTTEALNVRQSRSVSSKKLGQLAKGIKVTVIGSKSGWYTIKYKGKTGYISSKYTKKTSTTLKVQYYASVISTKAYVRTGASTKYKAVGTLKKGTKVGVYGTSNGFSKILFQKSYHFIKSSDIKKAVISSKPTVPSKPTTPPKDTSDKPSNVSGYELQTGSYALALKFDEVNKVKISNSFSYETKVKETKAIADALGAKSNGSVINLVNTVDGFESLDDVKVAYDFAYGSQKFKMYYSSGRDLRIKESKYIMKIMLKPYLPNGYESVVNKYFDGQYYGGDGYGPYEVDGYKVTFNAGSIRFEK